Part of the Mycolicibacterium mageritense genome is shown below.
CACCGATGAACTCCTGCGACCGCCCGAGGCGGAAGACCCACGCGTCAAAGGCAGTTCACACACGCATCACGACATCACCTACTGGCCGCTGACCCGCCACGGCCCGGCAGGCGGCCTGCACGCGTTCAAGATCCGCATCAGCCCCCGGCGCAAGAAGCCGCCCACCGAGTTTCCCGTCCACGAGGGGCGCGACTGGATGTACGTGCTGTCCGGGCAACTGCGGCTCATCCTCGGAGACCAGGACTTCATCGTCAAACCTGGTGAGGCCGTCGAGTTTTCAACCTGGACGCCACACTGGTTCGGTGTCGTGGACGGTCCCGTTGAGGCCATCACGATCCTCGGACCGCACGGCGAGCAGCTGCACCTGCACGCCTAGAGGTAGGCGGTCTGGTTCACCAATCGCACTGATGCCGCACCATCACCGTAGAACTCGGCGATCGACAACGACGCCAGGTCCAGATGCAGCCGGTACAGGATGCCCTCCCCCGCGTCGAGCGCCAACCGCAGCACGGTCTTGATCGGCGTCACGTGGGAGACCACCAACACGGTCGCCTCGCCATGCTCGGCGATGATGCGGTTGCGGGCCCGACGCACGCGGTGCGCCACGGCATCGAAGCTCTCGCCACCGGGCGGCTCGACACTGGTGTCCCGCAACCACCGCCGATGCACCTCAGGGTCACGCTCGGCCGCTTCGGCGAAAGTCAGCCCTTCCCACTCACCGAAATCGGTTTCGATCAGATCGTCGTCGACCGTGACGTCGAGACCCAGCGCCTTGGCCGCCGCCGCGGCAGTGTCATAAGCGCGCTGCAGCGGCGAGGACACCACCGCCGCGACGCCGCCCCGCTCCCCGAGATACCGTGCGGCAGCCTCAGCCTGCCTGCGGCCTTCCTCGGTCAACGGCGGGTTGCCGCGGCCCGAATAACGGCGCCGCACCGACAGTTCGGTCTGTCCGTGCCGCAATAGCAGCAGGCGGGTCGGCGCGCCGACAGCACCGGTCCAGCCCGGGGCGGCGGGCTTCTCGGCGGGCTTTTCAGCGGGTTTCTCCGCAGCGCTTTCCGTCAGCGAAACCACCTCGGCCGCAGCGTCCATCGCCTCGTTGGCCAGCCGGTCGGCATGAGCGTTGCGCGCCCGCGGAATCCAGCTGTACGTGACGTCCGCGAATTGCGCAGCCAGCGCGGCGGCGTCACGCTGCAGCGGAACCAGGTCGGGATGCTTGACGCGCCACCGGCCCGACATCTGCTCCACCACGAGCTTGGAATCCATCGACACCGCAACCTCGTCGGCACCCTCGGCCGCGGCTGCCTGCAGACCCGCGATCAGGCCCCGGTATTCGGCGACGTTGTTGGTGGCGAGGCCGATGGCCTCCTTCCGTTCCGCGAGGACGACGCCGTGGTCGGCCGTCCACACGACAGCCCCGAACCCCGCGGGCCCGGGGTTGCCGCGCGAGCCGCCGTCGGCCTCGACCAGAACCTTCACGGCTTGACCCGCAACAGGATTGCGCCGCATTCCGGGCAGCGCAGCACGTCGTCGTCAGCCGCCGCGGTGATCCGGGCGATCTCGCCGCGGTCGATCTCGATCCGGCACGCACCGCACCGCCGGCCCTGCAGCGCGCCGGCGCCGGCACCGCCGCGCGCCCGCTGCCGCTCATACATTCCGATCAGCTCGGGATCGATCTCGGCCACCAAGGAATCGCGGCGTGAAATGCACTGGTGCCGAGCGGCATCGATGTCGACCAGCGCGGCGTCGCGGGCCTGCTGCGCCTCGTTCAGGCTGTTCTGCAGTTCGTCGATGCGAGCCAGCTCGTCGGACTGCTGGGCCAGCAGGTCTTCCCGGCGCTCCATCACCTCGAGCAGCGAGTCCTCCAGGCTGGACTGCCGCCGCTGCAGGGTTTCCAACTCATGCTGGATCTCGCTGACCTGCTTGGCCCCCACCGAACCGCCCTCGAGCAGCGCCCGGTCGCGGTCCTCGCGCTGGCGCACGGCGTCGATCTCGGTCTCGAACTTCGCGACCTGCGCGCCGAGATCCTCCAGCGCGATGCCGAGCACGGCCAGCCGGTCGTTGGCGGCCGCGTGTTCGGCTTGCGCCTCGTCGACCCGCTGCTGCTCGGCAAGGTGTTTGGCCCGATACTCGATGCGCCCGAGCTCGGCATCGACCTCGGTCAGCTCGAGCAGCGAACGTTGTTGGGCCACTTCAGCTTTCATGTTCATCCCTACGCTCGACTCTCGACGTTCCATGGATCTGTGCGGACCGGGCACACCCGGACCGGTAACGCGTCACCGAAGTGTGCGCGCAACACCCCCGCCGCTTGAGCACACCACGGGAATTCGCTGGCCCAGTGCGCGACATCGACCAGCGCGACACCCGACGCCCTGCGGTGCTCGTCGGCGGGATGGTGGCGCAGGTCCGCGGTGACGTAGGCCTGCACGTCGGCCCCGTTCACCGCACCTAAAAGCGAGTCTCCGGCACCCCCGCACACCGCGACGCGCGCCACCACGGCATCGGCATCACCCGACGCCCGCACCCCCCACGACGTGGCGGGCAACGCGTCGTGCACGCGGGATACGAACGCCGACAACGGCTCCGGCTTGGGCAGCGTCCCCACGCGGCCGATTCCGACGTCGCTGGGGATGGGTGCCAGCGCGATGATGTCGAACGCCGGCTCCTCATATGGGTGCGCGGCACGCATCGCCTTGAGCACCCCCGCACGCAGTCGCGCCGGCGCGATCACTTCGACGCGGTCCTCGGCCACTCGTTCGACACTGCCGATCTCACCGATGGCGGGCGACGCCCCGTCGTGGGGCAGGAATTGTCCGGTACCCGCCACGCTCCAGCTGCAATGGGAGTAGTCGCCGATCCGGCCCGCACCCGCGGCGAAGAGCGCGTCGCGCACGGCGTCGGCGTCGCCCGCGGGTACGAAGACCACCCACTTGTCGAGGTCGGGGCCCGGCACCGGTTCCAGCACGCCGTCCACCTCAAGCCCGAGTGCGTCGGCCAGCGCATCGGAAACGCCGGGCGACGCCGCGTCGGCGTTGGTGTGCGCCGTGAACAACGCCCGCCCGGTCCGGATCAGCCGGTGGATCAGCGCGCCCTTTGCGGTGCTGGCCGCAACGGTGTCGACACCACGCAACAACAACGGATGATGCGCGAGCAGCAGGCCCCGCTCGGGCACCTCGGCCACCACCGCTTCGGTGGCGTCGACCGAGATCGTCACCGACTCCACGCGCTCCCCGGGGTCGCCGCACACCAACCCGACCGAATCCCAGCTCTGCGCCAGCGCAGGCGGGTACGCCGCGTCCAGCACTCCGATGACATCGGCCAGGCTCACCCCGGTCCCGCGCGCAGTCATGGCAACACCTCCCTCATCGCATCCACCAGCAGCGGCCACTCCACCCGTACCGCGGCTCGCAGATGATGCCCCGGCAGGCCCACGAAAGTATCGCAACGGCGCACCGCAATGCCTTTGCTTTCCAGATGTTTTCGCATCAACTCGGCATCCGGCACGGTAAACAGCACGAACGGTGCCGCGCCGTCGACCACGTCCAACCCGAGCGCACGCAACCCGGCAACCATCTCAACCCGCAGCGCCGCCAGCTCGCGCGCCCCGGCCTCGGCTTGGGCGACCGCGTCGGCGGCGTTGGCCGCGGCGATCGCCTCCAACTGCAAGGTACCCAGCGGCCAGTGCGGACGGCGTGCCACGAGCCGCGCCATCAGGCCGGGTGCGCCGAGCGCGTAACCGACCCGAAGCCCGGCCAACGACCACGTCTTGGTGAGGCTGCGCAACACCAGCACATCGGGCAGGGCGTCGCCGGCCAGCGACTCGGGTTCACCGGGCACGGCGTCGGCGAACGCTTCGTCGACCACGATCAACCGGCCGGGGCGCCGCAACGCGAGGATGTCGTCGCGCGGATGCAGCACACCCGTCGGGTTGGTCGGATTCCCCACCACGACCAGGTCCGCGTCGCCCGGCACCTCGGTGAGGCGGTACGGCGGGTCGAGCACCACGTGCCGGATCGGAACGCCCACCGCGGCCAGCGCGGCTTCCGGTTCGGTGAACGACGGTGCTATCAGTGCCGCGAGCCTCGGCCGCAGCCCCGCGATCAGGCTGAACCCCTCGGCGCCACCGGCCAGCAGCGCCACCTCTGCCTCGTCGCGGCCATGCCTGGCCGCCACCGCGCGCACGGCGCGCAACTCGTCGGCCACGCTCGGATAGCGACCCAGATCGGACAGCCGTGCAGCGAGCCGCTCCGTCAGCCAGTCGGGTGGCGCACCGGCGCGCACATTGACCGCGAAGTCCAGCATGCCGGGCAAAGCTGCCTGGTCACCGTGGTACCGGGCGCCCGTGCGGGTTGGACTTGCCACAGCACGACAGTAGTGGTCGATGCGCCGATCCGGGCATCCGGTGGAGCGCTGCACGCATCGGGGACAATGGCCATGTGACTGGCCATGCAATTGGGCTCATCAGCGAGATCGGCAGCGACACCCGGCCCGAACTGGTGCTGTTCGACCTCGACGGCACCTTGACCGATTCGGCGGAGGGCATCGTCTCCAGCTTTCGCCACGCGCTGCAGACCGTCGGGGCCGAGGTGCCCGACGGCGACCTCGCCCGGCGCATCGTGGGCCCGCCCATGCACCACACGCTGCGCGAGCTCGGCCTGGGCGAGCACGTCGACGCGGCCATCGCCGCCTACCGGGACGATTACACGAGCCGGGGCTGGTCGATCAACAAGCTGTTCGACGGCATCCCGGCGCTGCTGCAGGATCTGCGCGCGGCCGGGATCCGGCTGGCCGTTGCCACCTCGAAGGCCGAGCCGACCGCGCGCCGGATCCTCGAGCATTTCGGGCTCGACGGCTACTTCGAGGTGATCGCCGGGGCCAGCCCCGACGGCGTGCGCGCGACCAAGGCCGAGGTGGTCGCGCACGCGCTGGCTCAACTGCACCCGCTGCCGCAGCGGGTGCTGATGGTCGGCGACCGCGCGCACGACGTCGAGGGCGCGGCCGAACACGGCATCGACACCGTGGTGGTCGCATGGGGTTACGGCCGCGACGACTTCGCCGAGGCCGGTGCGAGCTCGGCGCACGCCCACGTCGCGACCGTCGAATCGCTTCGCGAGGTGCTCGGTGTCTGACGCGCTGCATGTGACCTTCGTGTGTTCGGGCAACATCTGCCGGTCCCCCATGGCGGAGAAGATGTTCGCCCATCAGATCGCCGAGCGCGGCCTGGCCGACGTCGTGCGCGTGACCAGCGCCGGCACCGGCAGCTGGCATGCGGGCGACGGCGCGGACCACCGCGCGTGCGGAGTGCTGCGCGCGCACGGCTACCCGGCCGACCATCTTGCCGCGCAGGTCGACGACGACCATCTCGCGGCCGATCTCGTGGTCGCGTTGGGCCGCAACCACCTCCGGATCCTGCGCGAGTTGGGCGTGGCGCCGGAGCGGCTACGGATGCTGCGCTCGTTCGATCCGCGGTCGGCCGCGCACACACCCGACGTCGAGGATCCGTACTACGGCACCACCGACGACTTCGAGGACGTGTTCACCGTGATCGAAGCGGCCCTGCCCGGGCTGCACGACTGGGTCGACGCCGCGCTCGCCGAGCGAGAAAAGTCGGCCTGATGCGACGCTTGACGTTTCTGCTGCGGCCGCAGTGGCTGGCCCTCATCGTCGTCGTTGGCGCGTTCGCCTATCTGTGTTTCACCGTGCTGGCACCGTGGCAGCTGGGCAAGAACACCAAGACCTCGCGGGAGAACAACCAGATCGCGAGTTCGCTGACCGCGGAGCCCGTGAGCGTCACCACGCTACTGCCGCACCAGGATTCAGCCGCACCCGACCAACAATGGCAGCGCGTCACCGCGACCGGACACTATCTGCCCGAAGCCCAGGTGCTGGCCCGGTTACGCGTGGTGGAAGGCGATCCGGCCTACGAGGTGCTGACCCCGTTCGCGGTCGACGGCGGGCCCACCGTGCTGGTCAACCGCGGCTACGTGCGGCCCGTGCAAGGCACCGCGGTGCCACCCATCCCGGCTGCGCCGACGACACCGGTCACCATCACGGCGCGGCTGCGTGATTCCGAGGCGCAGGTCACCGGCAAGCAACCGTTCCGCGCGGAGGGTGCACAGCAGGTCTACTCGATCAGCACGACGCAGATCGCGGCGCTCACCGGGGTGCCGTTGACGGGCTCGTATCTGCAGTTGGTCGAAGGTCAACCCGGTGGTCTCGGCGTCATCCCGCTGCCTCATCTCGACGCCGGGCCCTTCCTGTCATACGGAATCCAGTGGATCGCGTTCGGCATCGTCGCGCCGATCGGCTTGGGCTACTTCGTCTATGCCGAGATCAAACAGCGCCGTCGGGAACGCGCCGCGGGTGCCGCATCGCCCGCAGGCGCGCAAACCGCACCCGCCAAACCGCTGACGACCGAGGAGAAGCTCGCCGACCGCTACGGCAAGCGGCGCTGAGCCCGAGCGCGAGCACCGCGGCACCGGCCTGCACCGCACGCGACAACCGCACGGCCCGCGCGACATCGGGCACCTCCGGGACGCGTCCGTCTCCGAGTGTCGGGCGAATCTCCAGCCGGTGCGCATACTGCGTCGGCCCGCCCAGGCGCACCCCCAACGCACCCGCGAACGACGCCTCGACGACGCCCGCATTCGGGCTGGGGTGCCGCGACGCGTCACGGCGCCATGCGCGCAGCGCCGCCCGGGCGGATCCGCCGACCACCGGCGCGCACACTGCGACCAGCAGGCCGGTGACCCGGGCCGGCACATAATTCAGCGCATCGTCGAAACGCGCCGCAGCCCAACCGAATCGCTCGTAGCGTGGCGAATGGTGGCCGATCATCGCGTCGAGAGTATTGGCGCCGCGGTACACCAGCACGCCGGGCACACCGCCGACCGCGGCCCACAGCAGCGGCGCGACCTGGGCGTCGGAGGTGTTCTCCGCCAACGATTCCACGGTCGCCCGGGTCAGCCCGGCGGGATCCAGCGCCGCTGGATCCCTGCCACACAGCGACGGCAGCAGCGCGCGGGCGCCCGCCACGTCGTCATCTGCCAGCAGGGCCGCCATCTGACCGCCCACGCGGTTCAAGGACGTACCGCCCAGCGCGGTGAACACCGCGAATGCCAGCGCCCACGCGCGACCCCGGCCCGCCACGCCGAGCAGGCCAAGGGCGCCGAGCAGGATCCCGGTGTGCAGCGCGCCGGCACCGCGGCTGTCGGCGTAGGTCCGTCGTTCCAACTGCGCCGCCGCGCCTCCGAACACCGCGACGGGATGTCCGCGGCGCGGATCGGCCAGCAGCAGGTCGGCCAGGTATCCGGCGGCGATGCCCGCGGCGCGGCCCCGGCGTGTCAGCGCAAACACTTCGGCAGCGTCTCACAAAGTGGTCTACTCGACGCTATGAGGTTGGGTCCGCCGCGACGACCGCGCAGGGTCGTCGATCTGCTCAACCCGGCCGCGGTGCTGCTGCCCGCGGCCAACGTCATCATGCAGCTGTCCGCACCCGGGGTCGGCTACGGCGTGCTGGAGAGTCCGGTGGACAGTGGCAACGTCTACAAGCACCCGTTCAAGCGGGCCCGCACCACCGGGACATACCTGGCCGCAGCCACTCTCGGCTCAGCCGCCGACCGCGCCCTGATCCGCGCCGAGGTGGACAAGGTGCATGCACTGGTCCGGTCCACCGGCTCAAGCCCGGTGTACTACAACGCCTTCGACCCCCACCTGCAATTGTGGGTCGCGGCGTGCCTGTACCGGTACTACATCGACATGCACGAGTTCCTGTACGGGCCGCTCGACGACGCTGCCGCGGACGCGGTCTACGCCGATGCCCGCAGCCTGGGCACGACGTTGCAGGTCCGCGACGACATGTGGCCCGCCGACCGCCGCGCATTCGACGAGTACTGGAAGCGCTCGCTGGACGCTCTGCAGATCGACCCGCCGGTGCGCGAGCACCTGCACGGGGTGGCCGCGATGGCGTTCCTGCCCGCGCCGCTGCGGCTGCCGGCCGGGCGCTTCAACCTGTTCGCCACCACGGGATTCCTGCCGCCCGAGTTCCGCACGCACATGCAGCTGGCGTGGAACAGCGCGCAACAGCGCCGGTTCGGCTGGCTGTTGACCGCCCTGCGCATCGCAGACCACGTCATCCCTCGCGACCTCTGGCTGCTGGGCTATCAGCTGTATCTGTGGGACATGCGTTCCCGCGCACGTCGAGGCAAGCGCGTCGTCTAAGGAGGAGCAATGCCAGATTTCCCGACTCTCAACCACGTCGCGGTCACGGTGCGCGATCTCGCGGTCAGCGGACCGTGGTATCGCGCGCTGATCGGAACCGATCCCGTGCTCGACGAGCACACCGACAGCGGCTTCCACCATCTGGTGTGGGCGCTGGACGGCGGCACCCTGTTCGGCATCCACGAACACGACCGCGAGATCGCGGGCGACGAGTTCACCGAGTTCCGCGCGGGCCTGGACCATGTCGGGTTCGGCTGCGCCGACCGTGCCGCGCTGGAGTCCTGGCAGCGACGCCTCGACGAACTGGGTGTCAGTCACGGTGGGATCGTGGACGCGCCGTACGGATCCGGGTTGAGCTTCCGCGATCCCGACGGCATCGCGCTGGAATTCTTCGCGCCGCCGGGTGGCTGATTTTTCCGGACAAGCTCACGTTCCGCGGCTCCGGTGCGTCTACAGGGTGACGGCAAGCCACGAACGAGGAGCGGAACTGTTGAATCGTCGATGCCCATGAAGGCGCCATTCGAACGCATCGTCAGCGCGCACGGTGACACCGTGCTGCGGGTATGCCGCTTCGTCCTCGGCGTGCACGACGCGGAGGACGCCTGGTCGGAGACCTTCCTGGCGGCGATGCGGGCCTACCCGAAGCTGCCCGAGGACGCCAACGTGCAGGCCTGGCTCGTGACCATCGCGCACCGGAAATCGGTCGACATCATTCGCGTGCGGCAACGCGGCGCGGTGGCCGTGAGCGAGGTACCTGACCGCCCTTCGGTGATCGGTGTGCCCGACGCCGACGACGGCGGCCTCACCGAGGCGGTCAAGGCACTGCCGCCCAAGCAACGCCAGGCGGTCGCCTACCACTATCTCGTCGGGCTGCCCTACGCCGAGATCGCCGAGATCCTCGGCGGCACGACGGCGGCGGCGCGTAAGGCCGCCTCTGACGGAATCGCCACGCTGCGAACAACTTTCCCCGACGCACTCATGGAAGCAGAAGCCCGATGAATGACACCCTGGCCCGCCTGCACCGCAGGCTGGAAGAACAAGCCGCCGCCGAAGGGCTGCTCGACGTCGCCTACACCACGATCGACACGCCGGTCGGCAAGCTGCTGCTGGCCGCGACCGAAACCGGGCTGGTACGGGTGGCTTACGACACCGAGGACCACGACGCGGTGCTGGACACGCTGGCGCAGCGGCTGAGCCCGCGCGTGCTGCGCGCGCCGCAACGGCTCGACGCCGCGGCCCGTGAGATCGACGAGTACTTCGCCGGCACGCGCCGCGTATTCGACCTGCCGCTGGACTATTCGCTGTCGAGCGGCTTCCGCCAGCTCGTGCAACGTCAGCTGTCGCACATCCCCTACGGCCGCACGGAGTCCTACAAGACCGTCGCGCAGACCGTCGGGAACCCCAACGCCGTGCGTGCGGTCGGCACCGCGTGCGCCACCAATCCCCTGCCCGTCGTGGTGCCGTGCCACCGCGTGCTGCGCTCGGACGGCTCACTCGGCGGCTACATCGGCGGTCTGGCCGCCAAGACCACGCTGCTGGACCTGGAGCGGGCAGCATGAACAGGTGGCGCAAACGGGTGGACTCGGGCGACTGGGCTGCCGTCGCCGCTGAGCTGGACGAGTACGGCGGTGCGCTGTTGCCACGCCTGCTGACCGACGCGGAAACCGAGGCGCTGCAAGCCATGTACCCCGACGACCACCGGTTCCGCAGCACCATCGACATGACCCGACACCGCTTCGGTCGTGGCGAGTACCGCTACTTCGGCACGCCGTACCCCGAGCCGATCGAAGCGCTCAAACAGGCGCTGTATCCACGGCTGTTGCCGATCGCGCGGGACTGGTGGGCCAGGCTCGGGCGCCCGGCGCCGTGGCCGGACACGCTCGACGAGTGGCTCGACATGTGTCACCAGGCCGGCCAGACCCGCTCGACCGCGATACTGCTGCGCTACGGTGCGGGCGACTGGAACGCCCTGCACCGCGACCTGTACGGAGACCTCGTGTTCCCGCTGCAGGTGGTGATCAACCTGAACCGGCCCGGCGTCGACCACACCGGCGGCGAGTTCCTGCTCGTCGAGCAACGGCCCCGCGCACAGTCCCGCGGCACCGCCACGCTGCTGCCGCACGGCCACGGTTTCGTGTTCACGACGCGCGAGCGCCCGGTGCAATCGGCGCGGGGCTGGTCGGCCGCGCCGATCCGGCACGGTGTCTCGGCGGTCCGGTCCGGTGAGCGGCACACCTTGGGACTGGTGTTCCACGACGCGGCGTGACAATCGGCCCGGCGTGCCGCTCACGCGCCGGCGGCCGTCAACCACTCGCCGTAGAACAACGCGATCCCCAGACCGCATGCGATGGCCGTGATCAGCCAGAACCGAATGGTCAGTGCGCTTTCCGGCCAGTCCATCAGCTCGAAGTGATGGTGCAGCGGGGTCAAACGGAAGACCCGGCGGCCAGTGGTGCGGAACGCCAAAACCTGGATGACGACCGAGGTCACCTCGGCCACGAACAGTGCGCCCACGATGATCGCCAGAATCTCGGTGCGGCTGGTCACCGAAAGCCCGGCAATGATGCCGCCCAGCGCCAGCGAGCCCGTGTCACCCATGATGATCTTGGCCGGTGCGGCGTTCCACCAGAGGAATCCGACACAGGCACCCGCGGTCGCCGCGGCGACCAGGGCCAGATCGTGCGGGTCGCGAACCTCGTAGCAGCCGGGTGCCGGGCCGACGGCGCACGCGTTGCGGAACTGCCAGAAGGTGATGAGCACGTAAGCGGCGCTCACCATTGCCATGGCACCTGCGGCGAGTCCGTCCAAACCGTCGGTGAGGTTGACGGCATTCGACCACGCCGACACGACGACGATGCAGAACAGCACGAACACGACGGGTGCCAGCGTGAGCACGGCGATGTCGCGCACATAGGACACTTCGGCGCTGCCCGGCGTGAGGCCGTCGGGATTGCGGAACTGCAGCGCGAGCACGCCGAAAAGGACTGCGGCGATCAGTTGGCCTGCGGACTTGGCCCTCTTGTTCAGGCCGAGATTGCGTGCATGCCGCAGCTTGATGTAGTCGTCGGTGAAGCCGACCGCACCCAGCGCCGTGGCCAGCCCGAGCACCAGGAGGCCCGACGCCGACGGTCCCTCACCGCCGAAACCGAGCCCAATGAGGTTGGTGCCCAAGTAGCTTGCCCAGATCGCGGTAAGGATCGCGACGCCGCCCATGGTCGGGATTCCACGCTTGCGTTGGTGGCTCTGCGGAGCGTGCTCACGGATTTCCTGACCGAAGCCCAACCTGGTGAACACCCGGATCAGCACCGGAGTCAGCAGCAGCGAGACCACCAGAGCCAGGCCCGCAGCGAAAAGTATGTCCCTCACCGGTCGACGCCGGCCGTCATGTCAGACCCCCCACCGGGCCAGTATGGCCGACCCGCTGCTCGGCGCACGCTTGCCACGGCGGGGTTTTCGGTCACTGAGCCGCAGCGGCCCTGACAGGGGAAACTGGAGTGGGCGCGGACGGTATCGAACCGCCGACCGCTGGTGTGTAAAGGCCCCGATCGGGCATACGCCCAGTTCGCGGATCTTCATCCGTCACGCTGACCTAGCGGTTTCCGTCGCGGTGTTCGGGGTCCGTCGGGGTGAATGGGTCATCGGTGGGTCATCGGGCGCTGCGCACGGGGCTCGCCGGCCGAGGCCGTTCCAGCACCACAGTCGCCCGTGACTCTGCCCGCAGCGGGGGCGGCGTGTAACAGGGGCAAGTGAGCGATTCGCCTACGAGCGTCGAGGATCGCGGCGAACTCAGCGCCAGTCCGTAGCTCGATCTCAAATTCGGTGGCCTTTGCGCGCACAGCCTTGTCGTCGGACACCACTGCCCACGTGGGCCCGAATAGCTTGTCCTCGTTCTGCCATGTTGCATCCAGCGCGCACGCGACTATGAGGGGGTCGGCGTTGCCGCGGTTCGCATACAGATCGACCAGGTCGGTGTCCGTGACCGGAACGGTCTTCATGACGGTGATCAGCTGACGGAGGACGCCCTCGGTCGTCTCATACCTGCGTGCGCTGAGCTCGGCGATGTCCGGGAATCCCCTCGCTTCGTACAGGACTTCGTCGGGGATATGGCAGTGCGTGCGGAAGAACGCACTCGCCCGCTGTTCCCGAGACAGCGCGGCCAGGACGTTGTTGTCGACCAGGTACTGATGCTCGTTCACCGCAGGGCCTCCCGAAACTCGTCGATCTCCGTCGGCTTGATCTTGTTGAGACAGACAGACCTGCAGAAATCCCTCCGAGACAGCTTTCCCGAATCGAGAACGTCGAGCATCCGGAGAGAGAGCTCACGGCCGTTGTAGTTCCGGATGGCGTTGACCACCTTCGGTGATCGCATCTTCGGCTTGAGCCGGCGTTCGTATTCCCCCTTGAGCTCACCGAGGTAGCCTGAGGCCGCCTCGCCGCTGATGAGCTTGAGGCGCATTGCTCGCACCGCCATTGCGCTAGCCGTTACCTTGAACTCGTCGGCCGCGGCTTTCACGGCGTCCAGCGACCCGAAATCATGGTCCCGCACCTGCGCGGCAGGCATCAGTATCTCGCCGACGATGTCGTACTCCCGGTCGACAGCGCTACCAATGGTGCTGCCGTCGTAGGTGACCGGCGCGAAGATCTTTCGCGCAACCAGCACTGACAAGAGCGTGAGCGTGAAGATCCGACGCCCATCGGGTTCTTGATAGTCGCCGGCGTCTCCCCCGGCAAGGAAGACGTAAGGCACCTTGTTGTCCTTGACTGTCATCCCGCTGAACTTCACCGTTATCCGTTGCGGCATGACCGTGCGGGAACTCTGCGAGACGAGTACCTGGTTCGCCTCCAGCCGTCCGATGAGGTAAGCCAGCGCCGCCTTCTTGTTCTGCGCGGAGTGCAGCCCGTCGTGAGTGACGCCGAGCGCGCCCATCAACTTGTCGGCGTCGGATTTGATCGACTTCCCCGGCTTCCTCAGAAGGCCGATGATCCGATTCTTGGTCAGAGTCGAATCGTGCTTCTTGAGCAGTTCCTGCTTACGTAGGAGGTCCTTCACGATGAGCTCGATGTCGCGCATGTTGACCACGTCGCGCGAATTCACCGAGAACGTGTCCTTGGTCTGTCCGGCCAGCAGCTTGTCCGTCTTCGCAGCGACCTGTGCCTGCACCAGTGGGAGCGGGGCGAAGAACAGCGAGTACGGGATCTCCCCGTGCCGGGCCAGGGCGACGAGGTCGGTGAAGTCGATCGCACCTGCGGCGAGCGCTTTGTCATAGGCGACGTAGGTGCTCGCGATTGAGTTCTCCAACAGTGCGCTGAACACGGCGCGGTCGATGGACACGGACGCCCCGTGGATGAGCACTTCGATGCTCATGATTCCTCACCCCCGAAGCAACAGACCCCTGCTGAGAGTGTCCACCCGCAAGGCGCTCTGCTGGTCACGACCACCGACCGCGGCGTGTTGCCCCACTACCGAGTCAGCAAGCGTCGCAGCTACGTGCGGCGCGGACAACCGCTCGCACCCCCTTCTTATCGTCATCGCGACGAGGCGGTAATCCCGTGTGCGAACCCCAGGATGC
Proteins encoded:
- a CDS encoding low molecular weight protein-tyrosine-phosphatase, with amino-acid sequence MSDALHVTFVCSGNICRSPMAEKMFAHQIAERGLADVVRVTSAGTGSWHAGDGADHRACGVLRAHGYPADHLAAQVDDDHLAADLVVALGRNHLRILRELGVAPERLRMLRSFDPRSAAHTPDVEDPYYGTTDDFEDVFTVIEAALPGLHDWVDAALAEREKSA
- the mraY gene encoding phospho-N-acetylmuramoyl-pentapeptide-transferase: MRDILFAAGLALVVSLLLTPVLIRVFTRLGFGQEIREHAPQSHQRKRGIPTMGGVAILTAIWASYLGTNLIGLGFGGEGPSASGLLVLGLATALGAVGFTDDYIKLRHARNLGLNKRAKSAGQLIAAVLFGVLALQFRNPDGLTPGSAEVSYVRDIAVLTLAPVVFVLFCIVVVSAWSNAVNLTDGLDGLAAGAMAMVSAAYVLITFWQFRNACAVGPAPGCYEVRDPHDLALVAAATAGACVGFLWWNAAPAKIIMGDTGSLALGGIIAGLSVTSRTEILAIIVGALFVAEVTSVVIQVLAFRTTGRRVFRLTPLHHHFELMDWPESALTIRFWLITAIACGLGIALFYGEWLTAAGA
- a CDS encoding 2OG-Fe(II) oxygenase — translated: MNRWRKRVDSGDWAAVAAELDEYGGALLPRLLTDAETEALQAMYPDDHRFRSTIDMTRHRFGRGEYRYFGTPYPEPIEALKQALYPRLLPIARDWWARLGRPAPWPDTLDEWLDMCHQAGQTRSTAILLRYGAGDWNALHRDLYGDLVFPLQVVINLNRPGVDHTGGEFLLVEQRPRAQSRGTATLLPHGHGFVFTTRERPVQSARGWSAAPIRHGVSAVRSGERHTLGLVFHDAA
- a CDS encoding SURF1 family cytochrome oxidase biogenesis protein, whose amino-acid sequence is MRRLTFLLRPQWLALIVVVGAFAYLCFTVLAPWQLGKNTKTSRENNQIASSLTAEPVSVTTLLPHQDSAAPDQQWQRVTATGHYLPEAQVLARLRVVEGDPAYEVLTPFAVDGGPTVLVNRGYVRPVQGTAVPPIPAAPTTPVTITARLRDSEAQVTGKQPFRAEGAQQVYSISTTQIAALTGVPLTGSYLQLVEGQPGGLGVIPLPHLDAGPFLSYGIQWIAFGIVAPIGLGYFVYAEIKQRRRERAAGAASPAGAQTAPAKPLTTEEKLADRYGKRR
- a CDS encoding oxygenase MpaB family protein, whose product is MRLGPPRRPRRVVDLLNPAAVLLPAANVIMQLSAPGVGYGVLESPVDSGNVYKHPFKRARTTGTYLAAATLGSAADRALIRAEVDKVHALVRSTGSSPVYYNAFDPHLQLWVAACLYRYYIDMHEFLYGPLDDAAADAVYADARSLGTTLQVRDDMWPADRRAFDEYWKRSLDALQIDPPVREHLHGVAAMAFLPAPLRLPAGRFNLFATTGFLPPEFRTHMQLAWNSAQQRRFGWLLTALRIADHVIPRDLWLLGYQLYLWDMRSRARRGKRVV
- a CDS encoding RNA polymerase sigma factor, producing MKAPFERIVSAHGDTVLRVCRFVLGVHDAEDAWSETFLAAMRAYPKLPEDANVQAWLVTIAHRKSVDIIRVRQRGAVAVSEVPDRPSVIGVPDADDGGLTEAVKALPPKQRQAVAYHYLVGLPYAEIAEILGGTTAAARKAASDGIATLRTTFPDALMEAEAR
- a CDS encoding methylated-DNA--[protein]-cysteine S-methyltransferase, producing the protein MNDTLARLHRRLEEQAAAEGLLDVAYTTIDTPVGKLLLAATETGLVRVAYDTEDHDAVLDTLAQRLSPRVLRAPQRLDAAAREIDEYFAGTRRVFDLPLDYSLSSGFRQLVQRQLSHIPYGRTESYKTVAQTVGNPNAVRAVGTACATNPLPVVVPCHRVLRSDGSLGGYIGGLAAKTTLLDLERAA
- a CDS encoding VOC family protein, translating into MPDFPTLNHVAVTVRDLAVSGPWYRALIGTDPVLDEHTDSGFHHLVWALDGGTLFGIHEHDREIAGDEFTEFRAGLDHVGFGCADRAALESWQRRLDELGVSHGGIVDAPYGSGLSFRDPDGIALEFFAPPGG